The Globicephala melas chromosome 20, mGloMel1.2, whole genome shotgun sequence genome contains a region encoding:
- the BAHCC1 gene encoding BAH and coiled-coil domain-containing protein 1 isoform X7 has translation MDGRDFAPPPHLLSDRGSLGHRSAAAAARLAPAGPAAQPPAHFQPGKYFPSPLPMASHTASSRLMGNSPASSFMGSFLTSSLGSAASAHPSGPNPSPSDQAYRGSHPTTSQIWFSHSHEAPGYPRFSGSLASTFLPMSHLDHHGNSNVLYGQHRFYGTQKDNFYLRNLPPQPTLLPANHNFPSVARAAPGHPIGSCSRDRGEAGHLQKGAKEFDRFLMGKEKAGKAAEGKERPAVEEDVVRGRHKLVLPIPGDSHCKEGGVARGACEGRPKHLASCLLNTKVLDGELGRSALASCAGGVLGRPGVGVPASGRCTKEAAGPVEPGPAFGECLERRQLLHHAVPYTVPSGLPAGPPPPLSTAAGSFPCLQLHGGPDGLCPLQDKVPRDPKASGPTFVPSVGHLADKSRPFQVAEACAVAGEGKDRHLDGAAVPDHAALYGVSYAHLKAEGKGERRPGSFEAALNPRLKGLEYLDSAGPEAPFPGLPKAGLDKSGYFELPAPSQDCARPSHQDPLGGKVTQACCTLDKTASKETPVGAPGAQKVARIRHQQQSVAPEVEPGGSGAEAKRKSLELASLGYGGPPPHPWSVQSGQGAAVAISEECKAGAYLDPFGGTLQQAALLPQDLPAPPDEVSAMKNLLKYSNQALVVGQKVPFVGLGGLKASCAQQDGKFPASKGTGQAPGDMERPDCARSREHDAPHGDGEVRQPPVGIAVALARQKDTVSRAESAYSANTGRQGRAAPAFKAGGGPRSAHALDLEAEEERVRLCEDRLGLAGRELLLQDNKDLVEFARIHPSSGCPGDLAPHLMIAGGSSLQSSQLGGDPAPHPHPAHPPWLPRTRSPSLWMGGHSYGLGHPALHQNLPPGFPASVPGSMPPVFPLSQDAPTQLVILPPEPTPHAAPHALADVMDQASLWPPMYGGRGPASHMQHPGQLPVYSRSQFLRQQELYALQQQQQRAAQALEQQRATQFQQKPEDRHLELEEPAQEKALKSTHKPVALTPTAKGTPSPATAGPAKLSPCCHSPAPKPPAASCPTPPPHPGAPCTLSVCPTGSPGPGSKLPSAEEKSGEGQRPGADLNTLEPDLPPGYTCPAAGSGFSLPRIVHSSDLSDPETMQTAPPGAQPELARTFPPGELGPHSPQNLEEPGLPSGAREATQDLAAHPNPAERGPPGKAADPSPLEGLRELQCGALLEGGGPEATGQADSTQGGAQEERTTEEGREEGEQGPSLGASPQATEQPARSLGAPDQATPGEQQAPAEAEAEEAAKFKEAELEEEEEEDWGLTPENSQPPRELPGLDALVAATINLGDLPAVSPLDPQPRTVPGPPSTAPLPRSSGIHGIALLSELADLEIQQQRTEPDLQEEEDVLAFNLQRLATLASAWSLVEAAGLDSPASLAQPSTADSCRAPTLTPRMQILQRKDTWTPKTKPVCPLKAAIDRLDTQEVEMRVQLAELQRRYKEKQRELARLQRRHDHERDESSRSPARRGPGRPRKRKYSSLLPALRPSEGKKVKAVRSSLSLLCTELRGGDDEPSKKRGRLEKGTYAGLQPASAEKVRCKKSSGQGDLASAVAHKVAQLKPKVKSKGLPTSLSPFRRKEATPGGRIRKKLSRAKSAKVSGAARHPQPDGGAAGRETPKFPAQPAAATTHEAGNGSDSENCEGLLETEAPPKEPGLALHAGARVAVLGPSPSSVVKMEANQKAKKKKERQGLLGACRLSSPESEVKVKRRTVKAKRKNGALSIALSPRNAKAILGRGRKAGKVKTKAAGKQGKGRAVSRLLESFAVEDDFEFEDSSSLSEEEEARGPLSAEQSAALARSCTIHKEDLQDGLPVLIPKEDSLLYAGSVRTLQPPDIYSIVIEGERGNRQRIYSLEQLLQEAVLDVRPQSSRYLPPGTRVCAYWSQKSRCLYPGSVVRGASSDEEDDLDSVVVEFDDGDTGHIAVSNIRLLPPDFKIQCTEPSPALLVSSGCRRTKKSSCEAPPPGEAAAPSLSPKAHDGPEASKTPGKKSAGKDKAGKAELLASGTKPSAGASDHFLGRRGSPLLSWSAVAQTKRKAVATAAAGGKGPGVLQNLFQLNGSARKLRAREALFPVHSVAAPVFGNGFRADSFSSLASSYAPFVGGAGPGLPGGAHKLLRAKKAERAEAEKGGRRRAGGEFLVKLDHEGVTSPKSKNCKALHAGDKDVGPRPGRPLPGPSYGHPALVGKDRKGRSPVHPLPMGLALRKFAGQAEYPLPCDSDCHSSYSDEEEDGPGLAPGVPSRFLARLSVSSSSSGSSTSSSSGSLSTSSLCSSDDEGSSYSSDEEDPALLLQTCLTHPVPALLAQPEALRSKGAGPHPHAQRCFLSRAAVAGGGVGAGPSSGRPRLKRKEALSFSKAKELSRRQRLPSVENRPKISAFLPARQLWKWSGNPTQRRGMKGKARKLFYKAIVRGKETLRIGDCAVFLSAGRPNLPYIGRIESMWESWGSNMVVKVKWFYHPEETKLGKRQSDGKQNALYQSCHEDENDVQTISHKCQVVGREQYEQMTRSRKCQDRRDLYYLAGTYDPTTGRLVTADGVPILC, from the exons CTCCAGGGTACCCCAGATTTTCAGGGAGTCTGGCATCTACCTTCCTACCCATGAGCCACTTGGATCACCATGGAAACAGCAATGTTCTCTATGGGCAACATCGTTTCTATGGAACCCAAAAAG ATAACTTCTACCTGCGCAACCTGCCGCCCCAGCCCACGCTCCTGCCCGCCAACCACAACTTCCCCAGCGTGGCCCGGGCCGCCCCCGGCCACCCCATCGGCTCCTGCAGCCGCGACCGGGGCGAGGCCGGCCACCTGCAGAAGGGCGCCAAGGAGTTCGACCGCTTCCTCATGGGCAAAGAGAAAGCCGGCAAGGCGGCCGAGGGCAAGGAGCGGCCGGCGGTGGAGGAGGACGTCGTCAGGGGGCGGCACAAGCTGGTGCTGCCCATACCGGGGGACTCGCACTGCAAGGAGGGTGGCGTGGCCCGGGGTGCCTGCGAGGGCCGCCCCAAACACCTGGCCTCCTGCCTTCTCAACACCAAGGTGCTCGACGGTGAGCTGGGCAGGTCCGCGCTGGCCAGCTGCGCGGGGGGTGTGCTGGGGCGGCCGGGTGTGGGCGTGCCGGCCTCCGGACGCTGCACCAAGGAGGCAGCCGGCCCCGTGGAGCCTGGGCCAGCCTTCGGCGAGTGCCTGGAGCGGAGGCAGCTGCTGCACCATGCCGTGCCCTACACGGTGCCGTCTGGCCTGCCCGCCGGGCCGCCCCCACCCCTCAGCACGGCCGCCGGCTCCTTCCCCTGCCTGCAGCTGCATGGGGGCCCGGATGGGCTCTGCCCCCTGCAGGACAAAGTCCCCCGGGACCCGAAGGCCAGCGGGCCCACCTTCGTGCCTTCCGTGGGACACCTGGCCGACAAGAGCCGCCCGTTCCAGGTGGCCGAGGCCTGTGCCGTGGCGGGTGAGGGCAAGGACCGGCACCTGGATGGGGCTGCAGTGCCTGACCATGCTGCGCTTTATGGGGTCTCCTATGCCCACCTGAAGGCCGAGGGCAAGGGCGAGCGGCGGCCCGGGAGCTTCGAGGCGGCCCTCAACCCCCGGCTGAAGGGCCTGGAGTACCTGGACAGCGCAGGCCCCGAGGCCCCCTTTCCGGGGCTCCCCAAAGCAGGTCTGGACAAAAGCGGCTACTTTGAGTTACCCGCCCCCTCACAGGACTGCGCCCGGCCAAGTCACCAGGACCCGTTGGGCGGGAAAGTCACCCAGGCCTGCTGCACTTTAGACAAGACTGCCAGCAAGGAGACCCCTGTGGGTGCCCCCGGGGCCCAGAAGGTGGCTCGTATCCGGCATCAGCAGCAGTCGGTGGCCCCCGAGGTAGAGCCGGGGGGCAGCGGGGCTGAGGCCAAGCGCAAGTCTCTGGAGCTGGCGTCTCTGGGCTACGGCGGGCCGCCCCCGCACCCCTGGAGTGTCCAGTCGGGCCAGGGGGCCGCCGTGGCCATCAGCGAGGAGTGCAAGGCTGGCGCCTACCTGGACCCCTTTGGCGGCACCCTGCAGCAGGCCgccctcctgcctcaggacctgcCCGCCCCGCCTGACGAGGTCTCGGCCATGAAGAACCTGCTCAAGTACAGCAACCAAGCACTGGTCGTCGGCCAGAAGGTGCCCTTCGTGGGCCTGGGGGGCCTGAAGGCCAGCTGTGCCCAGCAGGACGGGAAGTTCCCCGCCTCCAAGGGCACGGGCCAGGCTCCCGGCGACATGGAAAGGCCCGACTGTGCCCGAAGCCGAGAGCACGACGCTCCGCATGGCGATGGGGAGGTGCGGCAGCCGCCTGTGGGCATTGCGGTGGCCTTGGCCCGGCAGAAGGACACGGTGAGCCGGGCGGAGTCAGCCTACAGTGCCAACACAGGGCGGCAGGGCCGGGCAGCCCCCGCCTTCAAAG CTGGCGGTGGGCCCCGCTCCGCCCACGCTCTGGACCTGGAGGCCGAGGAGGAAAGGGTGCGTCTGTGCGAGGACCGCTTGGGGCTCGCCGGCCGTGAGCTGCTGCTGCA GGACAACAAGGACCTCGTGGAGTTCGCCCGGATCCACCCGTCAAGCGGCTGCCCTGGAGACCTGGCCCCCCATCTCATGATCGCCGGGGGCTCCTCCCTGCAGAGCAGCCAGCTGGGCGGGGACCcagccccccatccccaccctgcccaccccccctGGCTGCCCCGCACCCGCAGCCCCTCCCTGTGGATGGGGGGACATTCCTACG GCCTCGGGCACCCTGCCCTGCACCAGAACCTGCCCCCCGGCTTCCCTGCGTCCGTGCCTGGCTCCATGCCCCCCGTCTTCCCCCTCTCCCAGGATGCCCCCACACAGCTCGTCATCCTGCCTCCTGAGCCCACGCCCCACGCCGCCCCCCATGCGCTTG CTGATGTCATGGACCAGGCTTCACTGTGGCCCCCCATGTACGGGGGCCGGGGCCCTGCCTCCCACATGCAGCACCCAGGCCAGCTCCCTGTCTACTCGCGGTCCCAGTTCCTACGGCAGCAGGAGCTCTACgccctgcagcagcagcagcagcgggcCGCTCAGGCTCTGGAGCAACAGCGGGCCACCCAGTTCCAG CAGAAGCCTGAGGACCGCCACCTGGAGCTGGAGGAGCCCGCCCAGGAGAAGGCCTTGAAGTCCACCCACAAGCCAGTTGCCTTAACCCCCACGGCCAAGGGCACCCCCTCACCCGCCACCGCAGGCCCTGCCAAGCTGTCACCCTGCTGCCACTCTCCCGCCCCGAAGCCCCCCGCCGCCAGCTGCCCTACACCACCGCCGCATCCTGGCGCCCCGTGCACTTTATCCGTCTGCCCCACCGGCAGCCCCGGGCCAGGCTCCAAGCTGCCCAGCGCCGAGGAGAAGAGTGGGGAGGGCCAGCGGCCCGGAGCCGACCTCAACACGTTGGAACCAG ACCTGCCTCCCGGATACACGTGCCCTGCGGCGGGCTCGGGCTTCTCCCTGCCCCGCATTGTGCACTCATCTGACCTCTCGGACCCCGAAACTATGCAAACCGCCCCGCCGGGGGCCCAGCCTGAGCTGGCCAGGACGTTCCCACCCGGGGAGCTGGGCCCACACAGCCCCCAGAACCTGGAGGAGCCTGGGCTGCCCTCAGGGGCCAGGGAGGCCACCCAGGACCTTGCCGCACACCCCAACCCTGCCGAGCGGGGACCCCCGGGGAAGGCAGCGGACCCCAGCCCACTGGAGGGGCTGCGAGAACTGCAGTGTGGGGCCCTCCTCGAGGGAGGGGGACCTGAGGCCACTGGCCAGGCTGATTCTACTCAGGGAGGGGCCCAAGAGGAGAGGACCACAGAGGAGGGAcgggaggagggagagcaggggCCCTCATTGGGGGCCAGCCCCCAGGCCACAGAGCAGCCGGCAAGGAGCCTGGGTGCCCCGGATCAGGCCACGCCGGGCGAGCAGCAGGCCCCTGCAGAAGCAGAGGCGGAGGAGGCGGCCAAGTTCAAGGAGGCcgagctggaggaggaggaggaggaggactggGGGCTGACTCCCGAAAACAGCCAGCCGCCCAGGGAGCTGCCGGGTCTGGACGCCCTGGTGGCAGCCACCATCAACCTGGGGGATCTGCCCGCTGTCAGCCCACTGGACCCTCAGCCCCGCACTGTCCCTGGGCCACCCAGCACAGCTCCCCTGCCCCGTAGCTCAGGGATTCATGGCATTGCCCTGCTCAGCGAGCTGGCCGACCTGGAAATCCAGCAGCAGAGGACTGAGCCAGACCTACAAG AGGAGGAGGATGTGCTAGCCTTCAACCTGCAGCGCCTGGCCACGCTGGCCTCAGCCTGGTCCCTGGTAGAGGCTGCTGGCCTGGACAGCCCCGCCTCCTTGGCCCAGCCCTCCACTGCCGACTCCTGCAGGGCTCCCACGCTCACCCCCCGTATGCAGATCCTGCAGCGCAAGGACACCTGGACCCCCAAGACCAAGCCT GTATGCCCACTGAAGGCTGCCATCGACCGGCTGGACACACAGGAGGTAGAGATGCGCGTGCAGCTGGCGGAGTTGCAGAGGCGCTACAAGGAGAAGCAGCGGGAGCTGGCCCGGCTGCAGCGCAGGCATGACCATGA GAGAGACGAGAGCTCGCGGAGCCCTGCCAGGCGAGGCCCCGGCCGGCCACGGAAGCGCAAATACTCCAGCTTGCTGCCTGCCCTGCGACCCAGCGAAGGCAAGAAAGTCAA GGCAGTGCGGTCCAGCCTGAGCCTGCTGTGCACCGAGCTGCGGGGCGGCGATGATGAGCCCTCGAAGAAGCGAGGCCGGCTGGAGAAGGGCACCTACGCGGGCCTGCAACCCGCATCTGCG GAGAAGGTTCGGTGCAAGAAGAGCAGCGGTCAGGGCGACCTGGCATCTGCAGTGGCCCACAAGGTGGCCCAGCTGAAGCCGAAGGTCAAGAGCAAGGGGCTGCCCACCAGCCTCAGCCCCTTCCGGCGGAAGGAGGCCACCCCAGGGGGTCGCATCCGGAAGAAGCTGTCGCGAGCCAAGAGCGCCAAGGTGTCTGGGGCAGCCCGGCACCCACAGCCAGATGGTGGTGCTGCTGGCAGGGAGACACCTAAGTTCCCAGCCCAGCCGGCAGCGGCCACAACACATGAGGCAGGCAA CGGCTCGGACAGTGAAAACTGCGAGGGTCTGTTGGAAACAGAGGCACCTCCCAAGGAGCCCGGGCTGGCACTGCACGCTGGGGCCCGCGTGGCCGTGCTGGGGCCCTCGCCCTCCTCCGTGGTCAAGATGGAGGCCAACCAGAAGgccaagaagaagaaggagaggcaGGGCTTGCTAG gggccTGCCGCCTGTCCAGCCCCGAGAGTGAGGTCAAGGTCAAGAGGAGGACGGTGAAGGCCAAG CGGAAGAACGGGGCCCTGTCCATCGCCCTGTCGCCCCGCAACGCCAAGGCCatcctggggaggggcaggaaagcGGGCAAGGTGAAAACCAAGGCTGCCGGCAAACAG GGCAAGGGCCGGGCGGTGAGCCGGCTGCTGGAGAGCTTCGCAGTGGAAGACGACTTTGAGTTTGAAGACAGCAGCAGCCtctcagaggaggaggaggccaggGGCCCCCTGAGCGCCGAGCAGAGCGCCGCCTTGG CACGCTCATGCACCATCCACAAGGAGGACCTACAGGACGGGCTGCCCGTGCTCATCCCCAAAGAGGACAGTCTGCTATACGCAGGCAGCGTCAGGACCCTGCAGCCCCCCGACAT CTACAGCATCGTCATCGAGGGTGAGAGAGGCAACCGGCAGAGGATCTACTCACTGGAGCAGCTGCTGCAGGAGGCG GTTCTTGATGTCCGGCCACAGTCCAGCAGGTACCTCCCGCCCGGCACGAGGGTCTGTGCCTACTGGAGCCAGAAGTCCCGCTGCCTGTACCCAGGCAGCGTAGTGCGAG GCGCCTCCAGTGATGAGGAAGACGACCTGGACTCCGTGGTGGTGGAGTTTGACGATGGGGACACCGGCCACATTGCTGTCTCCAACATCAGGCTGCTGCCTCCGGACTTCAAGATCCAGT GCACAGAGCCCTCGCCAGCCCTGCTGGTGTCCAGCGGCTGCCGAAGGACCAAGAAATCTTCCTGCGAGGCGCCCCCACCTGGTGAGGCCGCCGCTCCCAGCCTGTCTCCCAAGGCACACGATGGCCCTGAAGCCTCAAAGACCCCCGGGAAGAAATCCGCAGGCAAAGACAAAGCTG gCAAAGCGGAGCTCCTGGCCTCTGGCACCAAGCCCTCCGCGGGGGCCTCAGACCACTTCCTGGGCCGCCGGGGCAGCCCGCTGCTGAGCTGGTCCGCGGTGGCGCAGACCAAGCGGAAGGCGGTGGCCACGGCCGCAGCAGGTGGCAAGGGGCCGGGCGTGCTGCAGAACCTCTTCCAACTCAACGGCAGCGCCAGGAAGCTGCGGGCCCGCGAGGCGCTCTTCCCCGTCCACAGCGTGGCTGCTCCCGTGTTTGGCAACGGCTTCCGCGCCGACTCCTTCAGCAGCCTGGCCAGCTCCTACGCTCCCTTTGTCGGCGGGGCCGGGCCCGGCCTGCCCGGGGGTGCCCACAAGCTGCTGCGGGCCAAGAAGGCCGAGCGGGCGGAGGCCGAGaagggcgggcggcggcgggcgggcggcgagTTCCTGGTCAAGCTGGACCATGAGGGCGTGACCTCCCCCAAGAGCAAGAACTGCAAGGCGCTGCACGCGGGTGACAAGGATGTGGGGCCCAGGCCAGGGAGGCCCCTGCCCGGCCCCAGCTATGGGCACCCGGCCCTTGTGGGCAAGGACAGGAAGGGGCGGTCGCCTGTCCACCCGCTGCCCATGGGGCTGGCGCTGCGCAAGTTCGCAGGCCAGGCCGAGTACCCGCTGCCCTGCGACAGTGACTGCCACAGCTCCTACTCGGACGAGGAGGAGGACGGGCCTGGCCTGGCCCCCGGCGTGCCCTCCCGCTTCCTCGCCCGCCTTTCcgtgtcctcctcctcctcgggctcatccacctcctcctcctctggctcCCTGTCCACCTCCAGCCTCTGCTCCTCGGATGACGAGGGCTCCTCCTACAGCTCAGACGAGGAGGACCCAGCCCTGCTGCTGCAGACCTGCCTCACCCACCCGGTGCCCGCCCTCCTGGCCCAGCCCGAGGCCCTGCGCTCCAAGGGGGCTGGCCCACACCCGCACGCCCAGCGCTGCTTCCTGTCCAGGGCCGCGGTGGCCGGTGGGGGCGTGGGCGCGGGCCCCAGCAGTGGCAGACCCAGGCTCAAGCGCAAGGAGGCCCTGAGCTTCTCCAAAGCCAAAGAGCTGTCCCGGAGGCAGCGGCTGCCCTCCGTGGAAAACCGGCCAAAGATCTCAGCCTTCCTGCCTGCCCGGCAGCTCTGGAAGTGGTCGGGGAACCCCACACAG AGACGCGGCATGAAGGGGAAGGCCAGGAAGCTGTTCTACAAGGCCATCGTCCGGGGCAAGGAGACGCTTCGCATCGGGGACTGTGCCGTCTTCCTGTCAGCTGGGCGGCCCAACCTGCCCTACATCGGCCGCATTGAGAGCATGTGGGAGTCGTGGGGCAGCAACATGGTGGTGAAGGTCAAGTGGTTCTACCACCCAGAGGAGACCAAGCTGGGGAAGCGGCAGAGCGACGGGAAG CAGAACGCGCTGTACCAGTCCTGCCACGAGGATGAGAACGACGTGCAGACCATCTCCCACAAGTGCCAGGTAGTGGGGCGCGAGCAGTATGAGCAGATGACACGGAGCCGCAAGTGCCAGGACCGGCGGGACCTCTACTACCTGGCGGGCACCTACGACCCCACCACCGGGCGCCTGGTGACGGCCGATGGTGTGCCCATCCTGTGCTGA